One genomic segment of Brassica napus cultivar Da-Ae chromosome A3, Da-Ae, whole genome shotgun sequence includes these proteins:
- the LOC106438586 gene encoding vesicle-associated protein 1-3-like: protein MTTGDLVNIHPTELKFPFELKKQSSCSLQISNKTSTQVVAFKVKTTNPRKYCVRPNTGVVLPGDSCNVTVTMQAQKEAPLDMQCKDKFLVQSVIVSDATTSKDVLAEMFNKEPGRVIEDFKLRVVYIPANPPSPVPEGSEEGNSPRTDFPASQFDDHVSRTLEETNEKSSEAWSMIHKLTEEKACAVQQSQKLRQELEMLRRESSNKQSGGGHSLVLMLLVGLLGCVIGYILNVRT, encoded by the exons aTGACGACGGGAGATCTGGTGAATATCCATCCTACAGAGCTTAAGTTccctt TTGAGTTGAAGAAGCAAAGCTCGTGCTCGTTGCAAATTAGCAACAAGACTAGTACTCAAGTTGTCGCATTTAAGGTTAAGACAACGAATCCTCGCAAATACTGTGTCCGACCAAACACCGGTGTTGTCTTGCCCGGTGATTCCTGCAATGTTACAG TGACGATGCAAGCCCAGAAAGAGGCACCTCTCGATATGCAATGCAAAGACAAGTTCCTTGTTCAGTCTGTTATCGTCTCTGACGCTACTACTTCCAAAGATGTCCTCGCTGAAATG TTCAACAAGGAGCCTGGTAGAGTGATTGAGGATTTCAAATTGAGGGTTGTTTACATCCCTGCTAATCCCCCTTCACCTGTCCCTGAAGGCTCTGAAGAAGGCAACTCTCCAAGGACCGACTTTCCTGCCTCTCAATTTGATGACCAC GTGTCCAGAACGCTAGAAGAAACAAATGAGAAATCCTCCGAG GCGTGGTCCATGATTCACAAATTGACGGAGGAGAAGGCTTGTGCTGTCCAGCAAAGTCAGAAGCTCCGACAGGAACTG GAGATGCTGAGGAGAGAATCAAGCAATAAGCAGTCTGGTGGTGGTCATTCCTTGGTGTTGATGCTGTTGGTTGGTTTGCTAGGCTGTGTGATTGGATACATCTTGAACGTCCGGACATAA